Sequence from the Streptomyces sp. NBC_00440 genome:
AGCCGCTCCAGCCACGGGTGGATTCCCGGCAGTGCGAAGGCCGCCGTGCGCTGGGGGCCACTGATCACCACGCCCCGGTCGGAGGGCAGCAGACGGGTGTCGGGAAGCAGCCTCGGCTTCATGACCACCTCCATCGGGATTCCTCAGCGGGAACGCGGTTCCGCAGGCGTGAACAGGCGTGAAAGCGCCGGACGAAGCTGTGCTCGCGGCCTCTGGGCGGCCGACACTAGCGGAGCCGAATGGTCTAGTCCATCCCCTTCACAGTTCCCAACTGTCACGCTAGTGTCCGAACTGGGCGCCCAAACATGTCTGTTGATGCTCCATTAGTTCGAAAGGAGGGCTTTGATGAACGAGAACAGCAACGGTTCACCGTCGCTCGCTGCCGCGGTCGCCGACCTCGCACTGGACCTCGACCTGGGCTCGCTGGCCGGGGACGAGCACAGCCAGTCGCTGACGGCGGGTCACGGCATGACGGAAGCGAGTGCGTCCTTCTGCTGCGCTCCGCCGCCGAACTGCTGCAACTGCAGCTGTTCCTGAGCCGGTAGCGCGTGCCGGGCGGGCAGTCGGCCCGGCACGCGCGTCCGCCCCGGTGGCCCGCTGATCACCGCACTCGTCGAGGAACCCTTCTGTCACCCTTCTGACTCTGCCTCTGCAGCTGCCTCGTCGCGGCGCGTACGAGCGCAGGACGAGGCAGAGGCACCGGTACCGGCGATTGCGCGTCCAGGGGGGCCGTCGGACACATCGATGGACGGCCTTGCAGTGGTGCAAGGGCCGGTGATCCGTAGTCTGCCTGGTATGGGGCGCCATGCTCGGAGCCACCTTCTTCGCTGCCACCGGCGGAGATATGGAAGCCATCGGCACTCCCGACCGGCTGGCGGCATTCGCCGGCCTGTCGCCGGTTGTGACGACCAAGCCGCTATCACCGCGGCCTCCTGCGGGCCTTCTGCCTCTCGTCCATGGCCAGCCTGCGATCTCGTGCCCGCATCGCGGACGTACTACGAACGCAAGCGCGCCGAAGGGAAATGACACAAGCAGGCCGTGCTCTCGCTCGCCCGCCGCAGAGCCAATGTTCTGTGGGCCATGACCCGCGACGGAGCGTGCTATCAAGCCGCACCACCATTCACGGCGGCCGCTTGATTTCCTGATTGGGAAGTCATTTAAGGCTCGCGCTCAGTCTGGGAGACTGGAACTCCGGGGGCATGACGCATCGCATCGAGTCCGAATAGGTATTGGCTGAGCTCCTCCACCGCGATGTCGAGTCGTTGCGGCAGGGCCCCCGGGCTGACATTGAACTGCGCGGTCCGCTCGCGGAGTTGCTGGAGTATGCGGCGGCTGGCGACGATGAGGGAGTGATCAGCCCTTATGCGGCAGATTTTGCCCGAGCAGTGTGGGGCGACCGATCGGACGCCTGAGCAGTTCGACGCGGTTTCGTGCCGACTTTATGGCGGGCAGGGCGGTTGAACGCCTCGTCGGTGGCGAGGACTCTGCCCACGTTGTGGCGGAGGGCCGGGAGGCGGTTCTTCGAGCTGGGCGGCCTGCCTGGTCCGGAGCGGGTCGGTTTCGGTGCGCCGGTCTTCGCGTGTAGGTTCCTGAACCCTCTGCGGACGGGGGTGGGTGTCAGTTTGTTCGGCTCGGTCGGCTTCTTCCAGGGCCTGGGGAGGTCGGTGGCTACCCGGGCGGCGGCCATGGTCGAGAGAGCCACCACGAAATGGGGCGGTCATAGCGCCTCGGCGCATTCGTCGACGAACGCGCAAAGCCGGCGAATAAGACTCAAGTAGAAGGGGGTGGGGTCCGAGTCGCCCTGCATGTGAGGCGCATCCTGGAGCCACTGCTGCCACAGGCCACCCGGTTCCCGGAAGTGGTCGGCTTGACCACCTCCAAGGTTCAGGTCGATGAACTGGAGAGCGCCCATGACTACGGTTTGGTCGTATCCGAGGTCAGGGCGACGGAGGTAGCGATCAAGGTAGGTGGCGAGCAGATCGGCGTCGCCCGACGTTCCGGAACTGGCCAAGGCCACGCAATAGGCCAGCCCAGCACAGCAGACCTCGCTGGCCAGCAGGAGTTCCCCGAGGCGCTCACGGAACTCGGTCCGGCGGGAGACAGCTACGAGCCAAGCCGCAGTTCTTCGTTCGCGCCAGCCGCCCTCAAGAAGCTTGGCGATCTCATCTGAGGTGATGAGTCCCGCGTCCTCACGGAGATCTCGCATGAATCGGTCGTACTCAGGACTTTGCATGCGCAGCAAGCTGCCGCCGAGCTTCAGGTAGCGCCGCTCGGGCGTGACATAGTGGCGCACCAGGGCCAGCAACTCGGCATCGTCTTGGGGATGGCGTATCACACGGCCGATCTTGCCTTGCCGGTGCAAAACGAGGCCAGCCCATTCCTTGCGCTCCTCGTGCACCGCCCTCACCGGCCCCAGCGCGACGGACTGGACGAAATTCGTCAAGCGCGACTGGACCGGGACGCATCAGCAGCCGGCGAAGTCGGCCTGCTTGGTGCGTCCCAGGGACTGGTAGAGCTGACCGAGTTGGAGGATGTACTCGGGTTGAAGGACGCGCTGCACGGTTCCGGTTGAGGTCGGCGATGGCCGCACCGGTCCTGCCGAGCGCGGCCTCGGCCCCTGCTTTCGCCTGGACAGGGAGGTGTAGGAGGGCGCGACCCGCAGACCCGCCTCGGCGGCTTCCTTCAGCTCGGTGGCGGGGTCTGCGTTGTTGAAGGCGAGTTCGCCGAGGTAGTAGTCGGCGAAGGCCTGGTCCTCCGGGCCCCGCGGAGTCGTTCAGGGCCCGTCGCGTGTCGATCCTGGCGGTCGCGACGTCGCCCCGAAGTTCGGCGACGTACGACGCACGGTAGAGGGAGGGCGCTGCGGGCTTGAGGTCGACCATCCGCTGGGTCGCGTCGGCGGCTTCCCAGTAGCGGCCGAGCTGGGTGTAGGCGTCGGCGAGCATCCCGTACAGCGGGGAGCTGTACGGGTTGACGGTGACGGCTTGCTTGGCCCAGCCCAGGGCATCCGTGAACCGGTGGCGGCCGGATTCGAGTGCGGCCATCCCGTCCATGGCGGTGAAGTTGTCCTTCTTCTGGCTCGCCAGTGAGCGTTTGAGGACGCCTTCGGCCTTGGGGTAATAGGTCGGGTCGG
This genomic interval carries:
- a CDS encoding thiomuracin/GE37468 family thiazolyl RiPP peptide, with amino-acid sequence MNENSNGSPSLAAAVADLALDLDLGSLAGDEHSQSLTAGHGMTEASASFCCAPPPNCCNCSCS
- a CDS encoding DUF6000 family protein, with product MIRHPQDDAELLALVRHYVTPERRYLKLGGSLLRMQSPEYDRFMRDLREDAGLITSDEIAKLLEGGWRERRTAAWLVAVSRRTEFRERLGELLLASEVCCAGLAYCVALASSGTSGDADLLATYLDRYLRRPDLGYDQTVVMGALQFIDLNLGGGQADHFREPGGLWQQWLQDAPHMQGDSDPTPFYLSLIRRLCAFVDECAEAL